Part of the Cryptococcus neoformans var. grubii H99 chromosome 2, complete sequence genome is shown below.
catcaatcttATGGAGGATCTCCTCAGCCTCCTTATGGGCAACAACCTCCTTATGGAGGTCAGCCTCAGAATCAGTGGGGACAACGCCCTTCTTATCAGGGACCTCCAGGTGGTTGGTAAAGATGTGATCGAAGCGATCAATCCATGCTATATTTCCGGTGTCGATGATGTTTCCGAGACGATGGGCGATGATTAACGAAAAGGATGAGACGAAACGAAAAAGATGGAATTGTACACACGAAAAGACTATGGAAAATGGGATGTATCATGCTCCTTGTGCAGTTAACGGCCATATCACCGCCAGCTTGCAGCTAGTTAAATGTTCACGAAGCGATACTCACTTGTCCCAAAATGCCTAAACGTATGTTATCCGAAAACTATCAATAGTCCTACCGTATGTGGCATGCTAAAAACTTCCTATAATCCTCCATATGTGCTTCGCCTCTCCCCTACAAGCAACTGAGGCCCCCTTatcccttcatctttctccaaACTTCCTTCCGGGCTTGGTGTTTTCACGTCCTTGTAATTTTCGGTTTGCCATGTCTCGAATTCAACTCTGTTTCCTCTGGTATAGGCTAGAGAACATCACCTTCTATGTTTAAGTTGACGGGTTCGAATGAATTGAGAAGTCACAACAAGCGAGAAGGTATTATAATTGAGAAGGCTTGATTGAATGTAGAAACGGGAAGCCTAAAAGCAGTTAATAGGCTGCGTCATGATCTTCCACGTTCAAGATGACTCACAGCACGATCTCGACGCATTTTTAGAGGACGCCTCTCTTGAACTGGAACTTCTCGCGATCCAACTCGACAAATTCACAACGTTCTCCGAAGAAATCTCCAAGCGCCCCATCATTTGGCATCATCTCGGTCAAAACTTGCCATATCACAGCACTAAACTCCTCCGCAGCTGTAACATGATATTCTATTTTCCATCCCACCTGCCTAGCGCCCGGTGAACGGAGGTGCCTCATGATGTGTCTGGCGACGGTCATTGTCAGGTTGCCTCGAAGATCTTTTCGTTTTCCTTTGGGTATATCGAATACCACTTTACAAAGTTTACCAGGCTCACAACCTTCCAGGTAATCTGGTACATACTCTAAAAGTGTTGACCAGGAGTTACAGTGCTTGTAAGGAATAGCAAAGATAAGAGTGACAATGTCTGGTTGTCGACCAAGGATATTGTCGAACGCTTGGCGTGGGAGGCGAAATGTCTTCTTTGGTACCTGCGTGAATCGAAAGACGAGTTCCTCAAACTTGTCCCCGAGCGTAACAGAAAGACTACCAGAAGGACCGAGGTTATAATCATTGTTGTACACGCGAAGCATCTGGGCGTCAATCTCTATTCGTTTCGTGTTATGAAACAGTCTGCTATACAGCCAGTCATCTTTGAGGGAGCAGATGTTCTTCAGGGTCGTCAAGTCTGCAAACTTGAGGGTCTCAATATGCCCAAGGAGTTGGAACATCCGACCGTAATTCTCCTCGCAGGCATCAAGGATGTTTGTGTTAATGGTGACGTGGCGGTAAATGCGGGGAATTAAACGTTTGTAATGATACCGAGAGAGGATAAGGTACTTGGCAGGGGCCATGTACGATAGATGTTCGAGAATGAGATAGTGGACTGGAGAGAGACGTTCAAGAGATAGGGTCTTGGAGGATGGAACGTCAGGAAGTGCAGGGAGGTTGTGTGACCGGAGAAAGGCTTGAATGATGTCTGCAAATTCGTGGAGAGCATCTTGGTCCTTGATGCCCACCAGCTCAGCAATGTGCCGAATGTCTGCCATGGTGGACGATGATCGCTGAGAGGTAGATATACACTGTAATGGAGATGAATAGCAACGATAATCAAGACTGAGTCGAAAATCCTTCATACAAACGCGGCAGGGTTGCAGTGGTGATCTCGTTCTCACCTCCATTATCGGTGACGACTAACGGAACCAAACGGGACCGACGGCCGACACAGAATCATTTTGTTACAAACGGACAAAGCCGAATGCATATCAACCGTCATTCATTCAGACAACAACCGAACAACATGTCGTGGTATCACCACCATGTTTTAAGTTTTCGGCTATCAGATTAAGAATTTTATATATCCATTTCCAAACACACTATTTATtgtttttctctttttgttAAGGATTATCACAACAAAAGATACTCGCCGACGTTGGGTAAACTAGAGGTCTGCCCAGGCTGCTTTCATATCCCGACGAGCATTGGATAAATGGAGCGAGACAAATCCAGAGGGCATAAGTAACTAGTTATATGATCAAGATAAGGAAAGGATATGTACACCTCCTACACGTTAGCAAGCGAGCTCTATCTAAAATATCATGTCCAGGTCAAAATAGCATTATCCTAAAAACACAACATCAAGCATGGTTGAGCATCCAGATTCTTTCTCCCATTTACTTTTTAGACCCCCGCTTTCTGTAAGCAAATTGATTGCTATCAAGTTCCACAAAGACACAACGATCTTTGATGAACGCTTCTAGTTCTTCGTGAGATGTGGCGAGACGAGCTGGCCATACATGACTTATCGTGGGAACGATGGTTTGGAAGCATTGGGAATCTGGAACATGGCATTCTATACGTAGATTCTCTTCATGATATCGGATGCACTTCCAGCTTATGTGCTTGAAAATAGCCAGTAATAGTTCAGCCCTGATGTCTCCATCCAGCCATTCAACGGGTACATCGAAGACCACTCTGCCGAGCCTGTAAGGATGCCATTCGGTGAGATAATCTCGGCATAATTTGATCAGGGTCGGTTAAGCTGCACAGTATCGGTAAGGCAGTGAGAAAACAAACATGACTACACTGGGTTCATCGCTCAAAATGTTGACGGGCGCTCGGTGAGGAAATCGAAATTTCTTTTTGGGGACTCGGTTGATGCGGAACATGCACTCTTCAAAATTGTCGCTAAGTATTGCACTCAAGCTACCCGTGGTGTTAAGGCTATATAGGGTATTATCGGCACGAAACATTTGAACGGTAAACTCTATGCGCTTGACCTTGCTAAACGCCTTATCGTGATCGCCAAAATTGGCGAGGCGACACAGACTTTCTACAGAAGAAACGCCTGCAAATCCAATAGACTTGGTAAAGGACAGGGCATGAAGCATACGCTCACGGTTAGGTCGACAGGATGCCACTAGAGCATTGTTAATCGTAACGTGTCGATACAGGCGGGGAACTTGTCGATCGTAATGATAGCGTGAGAGACAGAGGTAAGTGGTGGGGTTTGCTTGCGCAAGGTATTCGATGATAATGTACGTGGACAGGCGAAAGTTTGTCCTAAGGGTTGTCGTTGGATTGTGAAGCAAGGTATGGGGCGTTAATAGCATGCAGGAGGTACCAGTAGGTTGTGTGATTGAAGGAACAGCTGAATAGTCGAAGCGAGTTCAGCAGCAGTCTTAGGATCCCTCACGCCGACAAGCTTCGCTAGCTGTTGGATGTCAGCCATAATGTGGATGAAAATTGGGAGCAGCAAATTTGGTGGTCTGAGGACAGTGTCGTCTAAATAATAAATGTCAAACAAAAAGCGAAAATGTAACTCGATACGTACGTACGTAGCCCGCCTGTGCAGCGCACAGATGTAGAGGAAATGAATTTCCTAGTAACATTACGTAAAATATTAACTAAAGCATCGGCATCTTGCGCAAACCGGATCCTCGCTTGGTCGTTTTTCCAGTTTGGTAAAGAGAGTAACCATTATCATTCAATGAGTTATAGCCCGTATGGTTATACGTGTCCGCTCATTATCTATCCCGAATCGGTATCTCATTAGAAATTCATTTCGGCAGTAAGCCGTATACAACGTACATTCAAGTGTTCCATCCCAAAACTTCATTTAGGAAGCCCACCTACAGTCGGTGCCGAGGAGAATAACATGGCAGGTAAGATTGATAGACTTGGAATTTCGAACTTGCTGAGAGCTGACAGTGTCATCTAGGATTACATCATGCCAATGTAACAAAGGGTATGCAAGTTCAATACCATATAGCCTCACTGTAGACGTTTGAAAGCTGACCAACTACGTATTCGCGATTTtagggatgatgatgctcTTAGGAGTATCAACCCTTGTCGCATCATTGCTAGATGTAAAGCCATATTTGCATCTACAATTTGTACCGCATATGACAAAGTATCATCAGGTGGGTGTCATCTTGCTAGTGTTATTCTTTCATGTCAGGCTAACACTGCTCAAAGTACTGGCGGATTTTAACACATCCATTTGCGTTTGCCAATTCTGCCGAGCTGCTAATGGGTGAGGTGTTGCTATACGGCGCTGGCGTTCATACCGAAAGGCGAGCATTATTCATATTTCGTCTGGTAGCAACACTAACCCTGGGCAGGGCTTTCGGTTCGAGAAAATATGCGGTAAGCCCTGTTTTCGAAGTCCGAATCTCATGAGCTCCTCTAAACTTATCGATCAGTCATTCATtctcatttcctccatCATTTCAACAATACTGGCATGCGCGGTTATTGTCCTATTGCATCCATTTGGTATAAGATCGATCCCAGGAGGGCCTTATGGGATCATATTCAGCATGTAAGTTTGACATCCTATTTAGCATATGTCGTGAGGCACAATCTCAATTTTGCTGCACAAAAGACTATGGCAGCGCTATCGCATGGTACCCCCGTTATATCAATTCAATCTGTTTGGTATTCACATATCGCAAAAATGCTTTCAATGGATTTTTGCCCTACAGGTATGCACTGCCGCACTTTTCGCGAGTATCAAGTTTTAACCCCCTTTTAGCTTATGCTGTCTGtacctccttcctcaatcCTCATTTCCCTATGTGGTCTTTTATCAGGCTACATTTATCGCACGGATGTTATGTTCCCTATTCCCTCATTCTCGCCGCGTAGCCGCCGATTCTTCGTCCGCCAGCCTCTTAAAACGTATCGCATCCCGTTATCCATCTACAATCTCTTTGGTCGCTTATTTAGCCCATTTATGGGTGTTTCAGCACCGCCTCGAGGGTCAGATAGGGTGCTTCCTGGCCAAATAAACCAGCGACGGGGACTTCTGGCTGGATTACCAACGGGAGCGGCTGCAGTAGGAGGTGCAGGTGGCGGAGCAGAAGGGGCACCAAGACCCAGTTTACGCAGCTTGCTTGCCGGCCGCATCGCTGCCGAGTCTCGTACCCAGACTCCCCGTCCCAATGCTGccaatggaagagaagaaagcgatggtgaaggtgaaggagaacCAGGAAGCACGAGAGCTGCTATGGGGGAATGGGTTAGTGGAATGACAGGAAGATCAGGTGCCAGAGCACCGACAGAAGACGAGATTGGAACCTTGAGCGCCATGTTCCCCAATCTGGGTAGGGAGACAATAGTAAGAGCTTTACAGAGAAAGTGAGTTGCAGATGCCATCGTAACCATTTTAGGCGTTAACGAAGACCCAGTGATTATAATACTGCACAAGCTGTAGAAGCTTTGTTGCAGCAAAGTGAATGATTGTATTCGATAAAACGTATATATGCATGGATGTAATCTTGAACATATACGGGGTGTGTGCATACTATGCACTAGACAGAGATGTAATTTGTTCATCATTATTATACTCGTCGTGGCGATCGTAAAACAACGTTATGTGTGACTGACAGCGTCAGCTAATAGTATAATTTGGGAAGGGTATGACATGGTAAATACTCACGACAGATGGCATGTAGTTTACAAAGCTGCGAAGTAAGACTTTGAGCAGTTTGCTACCAGCATGGTTGGTATCAATCTTCGTCGCCGATGCTGGCAtctttttccccttcttcgactAATCCGCCCTGCAGGTCGttcctttctccttcaatcGTGtctccttgctcttgctcctgcaccatctcttcttctacccAGCCCAAGGTTTCCAACAGGCGATCAAGCTTTGCTTCAAGATCATCCGCCACTCCGTCCGCTGCTTCCATCTGTGATAATATTTCTCCCATCTGGGATTCATCCAGTCCTTCCAGCTCCTCAGGTGTtaaggagagagaagataaTAAAGGGTGAAGAGAGGCAAGATCTTCTGCTGTCAAAGTAGATACGTCTACTCCTTCTGGCACATTGGCGAGACCGCGCCATTCGTTGGAATTGTTGGGTTCTTTGGGCGATGTACAATCGGGATTTGAGGTAGGTTCGGAGGCCTTGCCAGAGGGCGCCATCGCCTGAGCGACGAGTTCAAGGTCTGAGAGTTGGCTCATACCGAGAATGTTTTCCTTAGAGTATAGGAGACGGATAGTAATATATAATTATGGAAGATTTGTACAACAATCGATGGCCCAATGGGATTGATGCAAGTGAGAGGCTACAAGCGAACAAGATAACACTGACTTGGGCAAGTCCAATAAATCATTCTATTAGGCGAAGTAGAGTGGCAGGTGTCATATTAAATAAATCACTTCGGGGGATTACAAATCGTTTCtaattaaaaaaaaaggatgaaTAAGGAAGGGCACGCTTGCTTGTAAGCTCCTTGCCAACGTGCCAATACATACCCGGCCACACACAACAGCTCGGCCTTTATAACCTCCTGCTTATACGAGTTGCTCTTTCCCATGTATCCCTTAACGCACCTAGCCCGTCAGTCACCAACGACGAGAACATCAAAAATTTCCCCAATCATCCTGAACCGCCTCCGAACTTTATCAGCAGTTGAGGCCTCAAACTAATGCATTATTCCATATCTACAACCAAGGTAAATATCTACTCCTCgtcctgctcctcttcctcttcctctgcgcCGGCATCGAAAGTGTCGTCAGGAACCTTGTACAACCTCACCAAGGGCTGTCCAACCATCCAGTCAGCCTCTGATATCATACAACGATGAAACCATGGGAAAACTTACGTTATTTGGGTCCTTGACAAGGACAAACTTGCCTTCAGGCTGCTTGAGCACAAGATCGGCAATTGTTCGCACGATACCCCAACCGTTGGCAAGGGAGACGTTCATCTGCCTAGCAAAGTCAACAGGCTTAAATGATTGCACGCCGACGATGGTATGTCTTTGGGCGTCCCTGGGGTTGGCTCGAGAAATGTaacccatcttcatctgctcAACACCGGCCAAGATAGACTGGGTAGCCCATCGAGCAAACTTGGCACTGTTGTTCTTCATCTCGCTAGCAAGGATAGCACCCTTCTGAGTGTCGagattcttcctccaatCAAGGGGCTTGCCGGAACCACCCTGGACACGAGGGTCGTACTCATTGAGAGCCTTGACAGTGACAAGgacttccttcttgccaaGATAAGCGTCAGCCTCGGTTCGGAGAATGACATCAaactgctcttcttcatcgatgGAAAGGTCGAACTTCCTGTACTTGTAAAGAGTGGACGCAGGAGGTTCGGACTCGACTTCGGGGGAGTAGAAGGGGTTGGGGTTGGGGGTATACGCCTTGGATTTGGAGTTGGCAGAGacttgagaagagaagtTGTGAGAGATGTAGGTGGCCtcgagagagagggagcCGGCAGAGTTAATGTTGCTGGCGTCGTCAGAGTCAACAGGGGGGTCGGCGGCATTCTCGTTAACGGTGATGTAGTCGAGAGGTCCAGACTCTCGTTTGTCGAAAAAGACTTGACCGTTTCGGTGTTCGAGGATGATATCCCAGGAGTTTACGGATCGACCGGCACACATAAGGACAGCAAGGATAGAGTCGGTTGCAAAAATCTgagcttccttcttttcggcGTACTAGAGACAACTTTGTCAGATTGAATATTCAGAGAGTGATGCAAAGACCAACCtgagagatgatgggatCATCGCTGGTAGAGGGGTTGTACCTGACACGATTGACAATCTCGAGGGGCTTCTCATTCCTGGTATTGATTCGATCAAAGGTCTTGTCGTAAGCTTGGACTGTACCGTATGAAGCACTATTCAGATATCAGCCCCGAAAGAATAATCTCAACACCGATTTACGTACAGATCCTCAGGGTCCTCGACAGAAAGGCTCAACTTAGACAGACGGGTAAAGTCAATTTCCTCAAGAACCTCCCACTCAGGACCGATAGTGACGGAAGAGTCCCTAGTTCGTTGAGGCTTGTTCCAGTCACCATATCCACCTCGGGCACCGCCCCTGCCACCCCTGGTGCTGAATCCACCTCGTTGACCACCTCGTCCTCTGGCACCCCTGGCTGAAGCAACACCCCTGACACTCCTTCCCCTGATAGGGGCCTTACCTCTAGCACCAACCCTAACGCCGCTGTCAACGAGCGAGAAGctcttctcgtcctcatcgtGAACAAAGCCGAAAACAGTTCCTTCGGCAGCGCCATAAGCAGTTCGTCGGCCCCCGGCTTGAACGATACGGGCAGTACGGGTTCCAGTGGCAGCTTCGGCTTGAGGATCGTGCCAGTCGGCGATTCGAGTGATTTTATCAGacttggagaagggagcGTAAGGAATGCTACGACATTGTTAGTCTAGTTTTCGCATGCTAGGTGATACGCACTCCTTGAATTGTGCAGGAAGGGCACTGGTGCTGGGACCCCATGATCCGTCGGAGTTATCGTggatgggagggaggaCGAAGTTGGCCATTTTGTAGGGATATAGACGTTTTTGTGGATCGATAGAGCCTCGTAAAAACGgacaaaagaagagaaactggaaatggtggtggtgagcggaagcaaatggTGCATGAGGTGGATTTAAAATCCTAGgatgttcttcttcttctctacTATCAGCAGACTATTATATAATACTCTACACTAC
Proteins encoded:
- a CDS encoding translation initiation factor 3 subunit D, whose translation is MANFVLPPIHDNSDGSWGPSTSALPAQFKDIPYAPFSKSDKITRIADWHDPQAEAATGTRTARIVQAGGRRTAYGAAEGTVFGFVHDEDEKSFSLVDSGVRVGARGKAPIRGRSVRGVASARGARGRGGQRGGFSTRGGRGGARGGYGDWNKPQRTRDSSVTIGPEWEVLEEIDFTRLSKLSLSVEDPEDLASYGTVQAYDKTFDRINTRNEKPLEIVNRVRYNPSTSDDPIISQYAEKKEAQIFATDSILAVLMCAGRSVNSWDIILEHRNGQVFFDKRESGPLDYITVNENAADPPVDSDDASNINSAGSLSLEATYISHNFSSQVSANSKSKAYTPNPNPFYSPEVESEPPASTLYKYRKFDLSIDEEEQFDVILRTEADAYLGKKEVLVTVKALNEYDPRVQGGSGKPLDWRKNLDTQKGAILASEMKNNSAKFARWATQSILAGVEQMKMGYISRANPRDAQRHTIVGVQSFKPVDFARQMNVSLANGWGIVRTIADLVLKQPEGKFVLVKDPNNPLVRLYKVPDDTFDAGAEEEEEEQDEE